The DNA sequence TTTACTGTTTGCATATGCACATGCCGCTGGATTATTAGCAAAAACCCCGCCATCCACTAATACCATTTCCTTTTGGTTGATTTTAAGATATTTAGGTGCAAAGTAAGTAGGTGCTGCAGTTGCTGCTCTTAATACATCCCTTAATTTAATAAAATTCCTATCCTCTTTCCAGCTTTTGAAGAAAAATGGGCAGTTATTGTGAATATCGTAACTCGTAATCAACACATTACTTAAAGTGTTTTTAAAGACATCATCGCCAAAATATTTATGAAGTACATACTCAATATTTTTATGTGGGTATTGTGTACAGTTAAACCAAGATAATATTGATCGCCTGAAGAATGAAGATTTAAAAATATATGACCCGTATTCTTGGTAAAACTCAACTAAATCATTGGCTGAATATTGAGGTTTATCTTTTTTACATAATCCTGCCACAACAATCCCACCGGTTGAGGTTCCTGCCACTAAATCAAAGATTTCAGCTATCGGTTTCCTTGCCCTCTTTTCTATTTCTG is a window from the Wolbachia endosymbiont of Armadillidium arcangelii genome containing:
- a CDS encoding patatin-like phospholipase family protein, coding for MTKYILSVDGGGIRGIIPAIILAEIEKRARKPIAEIFDLVAGTSTGGIVVAGLCKKDKPQYSANDLVEFYQEYGSYIFKSSFFRRSILSWFNCTQYPHKNIEYVLHKYFGDDVFKNTLSNVLITSYDIHNNCPFFFKSWKEDRNFIKLRDVLRAATAAPTYFAPKYLKINQKEMVLVDGGVFANNPAACAYANSKKLFPNEEIILVSIGTGRLSNRIKYRKLGKIAWIKPLLNVMFASSLDVVNYQLGNVMDDRYIRIQSQLTIASAEMDNVTPENIKCLQQEANAMIEDNQEVIDKFLKCQAN